From the Terriglobia bacterium genome, one window contains:
- a CDS encoding cytochrome ubiquinol oxidase subunit I produces the protein MDSALTVHRLHFAFTATFHYLFPQLTMGLALLLFVLKVMALRTGEEDHNRAARFWGKVFAVSFTMGVVTGIPLEFQFGTNWSEFSKAAGGVIGQTLAMEGTFAFFLESTFLGLFLFGEKRLGPRLHTASAFLVFLGSWVSGYFIVVTDAFMQHPAGHAVAADGKILLASLGGLLLNPWGLWQYAHTMAGSTVTASFAMAAVGSLYLLQERHGGYGKLFVRLGVIAGTIASLLQVFPTGDGQGQMVARHQPATLAAMEGLFRTEAGAPLAIVGQPDVERRRLDNPLTVPKMLSFLTYRRWNAEVKGLDDFPPESWPDNIPLLYYAYHVMVGLGSIFIAIMVFSAFELYRGSLYASRPALWVLMLAFPFPFIANTAGWITAEVGRQPWVIYGLMRTAEGYSTAVSAGNATFTLIGFAGMYTVLGILAVYLIGREIAHGPEPAGGSLDLRRS, from the coding sequence ATGGACAGCGCGCTCACCGTGCACCGGCTCCACTTCGCCTTCACCGCGACGTTCCACTACCTGTTTCCCCAGCTCACCATGGGGCTCGCGCTCCTGCTGTTCGTCCTCAAGGTGATGGCGCTCCGCACCGGCGAGGAAGATCACAACCGGGCCGCGCGCTTCTGGGGGAAGGTCTTCGCGGTGAGCTTCACGATGGGGGTCGTCACCGGGATCCCGCTGGAATTCCAGTTCGGGACGAACTGGTCTGAGTTCTCGAAGGCCGCAGGAGGCGTGATCGGGCAAACGCTGGCGATGGAGGGGACCTTCGCGTTCTTCCTCGAGTCGACTTTCCTCGGCCTGTTCCTGTTCGGCGAGAAGCGGCTCGGACCGCGGCTCCACACCGCCAGCGCCTTCCTCGTCTTCCTCGGCTCCTGGGTCTCGGGCTACTTCATCGTCGTCACGGACGCCTTCATGCAGCACCCCGCCGGCCACGCGGTCGCCGCGGACGGCAAGATCCTGCTCGCCAGCCTCGGGGGGCTCCTGCTGAACCCCTGGGGGCTCTGGCAGTACGCCCACACGATGGCCGGCTCGACGGTCACCGCCTCGTTCGCGATGGCGGCGGTGGGCTCCCTGTACCTCCTCCAGGAGCGCCACGGCGGGTACGGCAAGCTGTTCGTTCGGCTCGGCGTGATCGCAGGGACGATCGCCTCGCTCCTACAGGTCTTCCCCACCGGCGACGGCCAGGGACAGATGGTGGCCCGTCACCAGCCCGCGACGCTCGCGGCGATGGAAGGCCTGTTCAGGACCGAGGCTGGCGCTCCTCTCGCGATTGTCGGCCAGCCCGACGTCGAGCGGCGGCGCCTGGACAACCCGCTCACCGTCCCGAAGATGCTCAGCTTCCTCACGTACCGGCGCTGGAACGCCGAGGTGAAGGGCCTCGACGACTTCCCGCCGGAGAGCTGGCCCGACAACATACCGCTCCTCTACTACGCCTACCACGTGATGGTCGGGCTCGGCTCGATCTTCATCGCGATCATGGTGTTCTCGGCGTTCGAGCTCTACCGGGGGTCGCTGTACGCCTCGCGGCCGGCGCTCTGGGTCCTGATGCTCGCCTTCCCCTTCCCGTTCATCGCGAACACCGCGGGGTGGATCACCGCGGAGGTGGGTCGCCAGCCGTGGGTGATCTACGGCCTGATGAGGACGGCGGAGGGCTATTCGACCGCGGTCTCCGCCGGCAACGCCACGTTCACGCTCATCGGGTTCGCGGGGATGTACACCGTGCTCGGGATCCTGGCGGTGTACCTCATCGGACGCGAGATCGCCCACGGTCCCGAGCCCGCCGGCGGCTCCCTGGACCTGCGCCGGAGCTGA
- the cydB gene encoding cytochrome d ubiquinol oxidase subunit II, which yields METLWFCLVAMMVAMYVVFDGLDLGAGILHLVLGRTDEERRLVLRSIGPVWDGNEVWLLAGGGALYFAFPALYATGFSGFYLPLMMVLWLLILRGISVEFRNHIDSRVWGPFWDVTFSGSSALLAVFFGAALGNVVRGVPLDPQGHFFVPLWTDFRPGANPGVLDFYTVLAGLTALAALALHGALWIALKTAGALAVRARRAVDAAWWAAAALTVILTLLTMWVQPQIAHSLTARPWGYAFPIVALGGLVAVLWFAAHERDAAAFLASSAYIVGMLTSAAFGLYPYVLPSTTDPSRGLTVHNAAAPAAGLRIGLAWWIPGMMLVAGYFVFTYRRFAGKVDLGDGGY from the coding sequence ATGGAGACGCTCTGGTTCTGCCTCGTCGCGATGATGGTGGCGATGTACGTCGTGTTCGACGGACTCGATCTCGGCGCGGGGATCCTACACCTCGTGCTGGGGAGGACCGACGAGGAGCGCCGCCTCGTGCTCAGGAGCATCGGGCCCGTGTGGGACGGGAACGAGGTCTGGCTCCTGGCGGGCGGCGGCGCGCTCTACTTCGCTTTCCCCGCGCTCTACGCCACCGGCTTCAGCGGCTTCTACCTTCCCCTGATGATGGTGCTGTGGCTCTTGATCCTCCGCGGGATCTCGGTGGAGTTCCGCAACCACATCGACAGCCGCGTCTGGGGTCCGTTCTGGGACGTGACGTTCTCGGGTTCGAGCGCGCTGCTCGCCGTGTTCTTCGGCGCCGCGCTCGGGAACGTCGTTCGCGGCGTCCCCCTGGACCCGCAGGGACATTTCTTCGTGCCGCTCTGGACCGACTTCCGGCCCGGGGCCAATCCCGGCGTGCTCGATTTCTACACCGTCCTGGCCGGCCTCACCGCGCTCGCCGCGCTCGCGCTGCACGGCGCGCTCTGGATCGCGCTCAAGACCGCGGGCGCTCTCGCGGTCCGCGCGCGGCGGGCGGTGGATGCCGCCTGGTGGGCCGCGGCCGCGCTCACCGTGATCCTGACCCTCCTCACGATGTGGGTACAGCCCCAGATCGCCCACAGCCTCACAGCGCGGCCGTGGGGATACGCGTTCCCGATCGTCGCGCTCGGGGGACTCGTCGCGGTACTCTGGTTCGCCGCGCACGAGCGGGATGCGGCGGCTTTCCTCGCGTCGAGCGCCTACATCGTCGGGATGCTCACCAGCGCGGCGTTCGGCCTCTACCCGTACGTGCTCCCGTCGACGACCGACCCGTCCCGCGGGCTCACGGTCCACAACGCGGCCGCGCCGGCCGCCGGTCTCCGGATCGGCCTCGCCTGGTGGATCCCTGGCATGATGCTGGTCGCGGGGTACTTCGTGTTCACCTACCGACGGTTCGCCGGGAAGGTCGACCTCGGCGACGGAGGGTATTGA
- a CDS encoding zinc-dependent alcohol dehydrogenase family protein — protein sequence MRAMVLHANAPIAERPLEPSDAQDPEPGAGEVRVRVRACAICRTDLHVIEGELPARRLPLIPGHQVVGTVDRLGPGCTRRVVGERVGIAWLRSTCGACAFCRSGSENLCELSRYTGYHADGGYAELAVVPEAYAYRLPEAFSDLEAAPLLCAGIIGYRALRRSDVPAGGRLGLYGFGSSAHVVLQIARHRGCEIHVATRGESHRELARRMGAVWVGGAFDAPPVPLDAAIVFAPVGEIVPRALRSVRRGGTVVLAGIYMTPVPSMAYDEFLFHEKNLRSVEANTRADGEDLLREAAEIPLRPEVTTFPLEHANEALVRLKQDRIDGTGVLIIGGPRG from the coding sequence ATGCGGGCGATGGTCCTGCACGCCAACGCGCCGATCGCCGAGCGCCCCCTCGAGCCCTCCGACGCCCAGGACCCGGAGCCGGGCGCGGGGGAGGTCCGGGTGCGCGTCCGGGCGTGCGCGATCTGCCGGACCGACCTGCACGTGATCGAGGGGGAACTCCCGGCGCGCCGACTTCCCCTGATCCCCGGCCACCAGGTCGTCGGGACGGTGGACCGGCTGGGTCCCGGCTGCACCCGGCGCGTCGTCGGGGAGCGGGTCGGGATCGCCTGGCTCCGGAGCACCTGCGGCGCGTGCGCCTTCTGCCGGTCGGGATCGGAGAACCTCTGCGAGCTGTCCCGCTACACGGGTTACCACGCGGACGGCGGGTACGCCGAGCTGGCGGTGGTCCCGGAGGCTTACGCCTACCGGCTCCCGGAAGCGTTCTCGGACCTCGAGGCGGCGCCGCTCCTGTGCGCCGGGATCATCGGCTACCGCGCGCTCCGGCGCAGCGACGTGCCCGCGGGGGGACGGCTCGGGCTCTACGGGTTCGGCTCGTCGGCGCACGTCGTGCTGCAGATCGCGCGGCACCGGGGGTGCGAGATCCACGTGGCCACGCGCGGCGAGAGCCACCGGGAACTCGCCCGCCGGATGGGGGCGGTCTGGGTGGGCGGTGCCTTCGACGCTCCTCCGGTTCCCCTCGATGCGGCCATCGTGTTCGCGCCGGTCGGGGAGATCGTGCCTAGGGCGCTCCGTTCGGTTCGGAGGGGCGGCACCGTGGTGCTGGCGGGCATCTACATGACGCCCGTTCCGTCCATGGCGTACGACGAGTTCCTCTTCCACGAGAAGAATCTCAGGAGCGTCGAGGCGAATACCCGCGCCGACGGCGAGGACCTCCTGCGCGAGGCCGCGGAGATCCCGCTCCGACCGGAAGTGACGACGTTCCCCCTGGAGCACGCCAACGAGGCTCTGGTCCGCCTCAAGCAGGACCGGATCGACGGGACGGGCGTGCTGATCATCGGCGGCCCCCGCGGCTGA